The DNA window GGACGTCATGACCTCATCCGTCACAGCACCGCTGGAACGTCAGTTCGGGCAGATGCCAGGGCTGAATCAAATGTCCTCCACCAGTTCAGGCGGCGCATCGGTCATCACACTGCAGTTCAGCCTCGATCTGAGTCTGGATATCGCCGAGCAAGAAGTACAGGCTGCGATCAACGCCGCTGGCAATTTGCTGCCGTCAGACCTGCCGACGCCACCGATCTACAACAAGGTCAATCCGGCTGACACCCCGATTTTGTCGCTGGCTATCACTTCCACAACGCTACCGTTACCTAAAGTACAAGATCTGATCGACACCCGTCTGGCGCAGAAAATCTCGCAAGTGCCCGGCGTCGGTTTAGTCAGTTTGTCCGGCGGTCAACGCCCTGCGGTCCGGATGCAATTGAATCCGCGTGCCATTGCTGCGCTCAGCCTGAATCTGGATGATATTCGCACCGCCATCGGCAACGCCAACGTGAATCAGGCCAAGGGCAGCTTTGATGGTCCGAGCCGCGCCTCCACCATCGATGCCAACGACCAGCTAAAATCCGCCGACGAATACCGCAACCTGATCATTGCCTATAAAAACGGGGCACCGATCAGGGTTTCCGATATCGGCAATGTCGTCGATGGTGCAGAAAATATTCGTCTGGCCGCATGGGCCAATCACGCTCCCGCCGTCATCCTCAATATCCAGCGCCAGCCGGGCGCCAACGTGATCGGCGTCGTTGATAGCATCAAAAAAATCCTGCCGTCGTTGCAAGACACTTTACCCGGCGCAATTGATGTCAAAATTCTGACCGACCGCACCACTACCATTCGCGCCTCTGTCAGAGACGTTGAGTTCGAGTTAATCCTCGCGGTGATTCTGGTCGTAATGGTCATTTTTATCTTTCTGCGCAACGTTCCCGCCACCATTATTCCAAGTGTTGCCGTGCCTTTATCGCTGGTTGGCACTTTCGGAATTATGTATATGGCCGGATTTTCGATCAACAATCTGACGTTAATGGCACTTACCATCGCGACCGGTTTTGTGGTCGATGACGCGATTGTGATGATCGAGAATATTTCGCGCTATATCGAGCAAGGCATGAAGCCATTGCAAGCTGCGTTAAAGGGTGCAGAGCAAATCGGCTTCACCATTATTTCGCTGACGTTTTCGCTAATTGCAGTATTGATCCCACTGCTGTTTATGGGCGATGTCGTTGGTCGGCTGTTTCGGGAATTTGCGATTACGTTAGCGGTTGCGATTCTGATTTCAGCCTTTATTTCGCTGACCCTGACACCGATGATGTGCGCCAAGTTGTTGCGCCATACGCCAGAAGAAAAGCAAAGCTGGTTCTATCGCAAAAGCGGCGCGTTTTTTGACAATATCATTGCGCGTTACGGCAAAGCGCTGGAATGGGTGCTAGAACATCAAAATGCCACGTTGGTGGTGGCGCTGGGCACGCTGGCATTGACCGTCGTACTCTATATCTTCATCCCAAAAGGCTTCTTTCCGATCCAGGATACCGGCGTGATTCAAGGAATTTCAGAAGCCACGCAATCCACCTCTTTCGCCGCGATGTCGGAGCGTCAGCAAGCGCTGGCCAAAGTCGTATTAGAAGATCCTGCGGTCGAAAGCCTGTCGTCGTTCATCGGTGTCGATGGTGTCAACACCACACTTAACAGCGGCCGCATTCTGATCAATCTGAAAGCCCACGAT is part of the Glaciimonas sp. PCH181 genome and encodes:
- a CDS encoding MdtB/MuxB family multidrug efflux RND transporter permease subunit — protein: MNPSRQFILRPIATTLMMVAIFLAGIVAYKQLPLSALPEVDYPTIQVVTLYPGASPDVMTSSVTAPLERQFGQMPGLNQMSSTSSGGASVITLQFSLDLSLDIAEQEVQAAINAAGNLLPSDLPTPPIYNKVNPADTPILSLAITSTTLPLPKVQDLIDTRLAQKISQVPGVGLVSLSGGQRPAVRMQLNPRAIAALSLNLDDIRTAIGNANVNQAKGSFDGPSRASTIDANDQLKSADEYRNLIIAYKNGAPIRVSDIGNVVDGAENIRLAAWANHAPAVILNIQRQPGANVIGVVDSIKKILPSLQDTLPGAIDVKILTDRTTTIRASVRDVEFELILAVILVVMVIFIFLRNVPATIIPSVAVPLSLVGTFGIMYMAGFSINNLTLMALTIATGFVVDDAIVMIENISRYIEQGMKPLQAALKGAEQIGFTIISLTFSLIAVLIPLLFMGDVVGRLFREFAITLAVAILISAFISLTLTPMMCAKLLRHTPEEKQSWFYRKSGAFFDNIIARYGKALEWVLEHQNATLVVALGTLALTVVLYIFIPKGFFPIQDTGVIQGISEATQSTSFAAMSERQQALAKVVLEDPAVESLSSFIGVDGVNTTLNSGRILINLKAHDTRDVSATDVIRRLQPKLTRDVPGITLYMQPVQDLTIEDSVSRTQYQFSIGDADGVELAKWVPKLIAKLQQLPDLVDVASNQQNQGLQAYIEIDRNAASRLGLTTAAIDNALYNAFGQRLISTIYTQSNQYRVVMEVQPEFQKGPAALDSIYLVASNGNQVPLSSIATVSERTAPLVVNHIGQFPATTISFNLAPGASLGAAVNAIRAAEQEIGVPASIQTRFQGAALAFQASLSNTLWLILAAIITMYIVLGVLYESYIHPITILSTLPSAGVGALLSLMISGNDLGIIGIIGIILLIGIVKKNAIMMIDFALDAERNEGLAPREAIFQACLLRFRPILMTTMAALLGALPLMLGTGVGAELRQPLGITMVGGLLVSQVLTLFTTPVIYLAFDRLSRRFKARFGKTDDDHEDDGDHDTRISTDPVRP